From Streptomyces durmitorensis, a single genomic window includes:
- the leuA gene encoding 2-isopropylmalate synthase, whose translation MAIKPNLQRATSMPIHKYGQYEQVDIPDRTWPDNRITVAPRWLSTDLRDGNQALIDPMSPARKREMFDLLVRMGYKEIEVGFPSSGQTDFDFVRSIIEDGAIPDDVTISVLTQAREELIARTVESLVGAKRATVHLYNATAPVWREVVFRGSKDAVKQIAVDGTRLVMEYAEKLLGPETVFGYQYSPEIFTDTELDFALEVCEAVCDVWQPAEGREIILNLPATVERSTPSTHADRFEWMSRNLTRREHVCLSVHPHNDRGTAVAAAELAIMAGADRIEGCLFGQGERTGNVDLVTLGMNLFSQGVDPQIDFSDIDEIRRTAEYCNQMEVHPRHPYAGDLVYTAFSGSHQDAIKKGFEAMGVRAEQQGKTVDDIEWAVPYLPIDPKDVGRSYEAVIRVNSQSGKGGIAYVLQNDHKLDLPRRMQVEFSKIIQTKTDTEGGEVTPDAIWGIFQDEYLPNPANPWGRIQVKNGQTTTDKDGTDTLTVEATVDGEDTVLTGTGNGPISAFFHALQGIGIDVRLLDYQEHTMSEGASAQAASYIECAIGDKVLWGIGIDANTTRASLKAAVSAVNRAAR comes from the coding sequence ATGGCCATCAAGCCGAATCTGCAGCGCGCCACGTCCATGCCGATCCACAAGTACGGGCAGTACGAGCAGGTCGACATCCCCGACCGCACGTGGCCCGACAACCGGATCACGGTCGCTCCCCGCTGGCTCTCCACGGACCTGCGTGACGGCAACCAAGCGCTGATCGACCCGATGTCCCCCGCCCGTAAGCGCGAGATGTTCGACCTGCTGGTCCGCATGGGCTACAAGGAGATCGAGGTCGGCTTCCCCTCGTCGGGCCAGACCGACTTCGACTTCGTACGGTCGATCATCGAGGACGGCGCGATCCCGGACGACGTCACGATCTCCGTCCTGACGCAGGCCCGCGAAGAGCTGATCGCCCGCACCGTCGAGTCGCTGGTCGGCGCCAAGCGCGCCACCGTCCACCTGTACAACGCGACCGCGCCCGTCTGGCGCGAGGTCGTCTTCCGTGGCTCGAAGGACGCGGTCAAGCAGATCGCCGTCGACGGCACGCGCCTGGTCATGGAGTACGCCGAGAAACTGCTGGGCCCCGAGACGGTCTTCGGCTACCAGTACAGCCCCGAGATCTTCACGGACACCGAGCTGGACTTCGCCCTGGAGGTCTGCGAGGCCGTCTGTGACGTGTGGCAGCCCGCGGAGGGCCGCGAGATCATCCTCAACCTGCCCGCCACGGTGGAGCGTTCGACGCCCTCCACCCACGCGGACCGCTTCGAGTGGATGTCCCGCAACCTGACCCGCCGCGAGCACGTCTGCCTGTCCGTCCACCCGCACAACGACCGCGGCACCGCCGTCGCCGCCGCCGAACTGGCCATCATGGCCGGCGCCGACCGCATCGAGGGCTGCCTGTTCGGGCAGGGCGAGCGCACCGGCAACGTCGACCTGGTCACGCTGGGCATGAACCTCTTCTCGCAGGGCGTCGACCCGCAGATCGACTTCTCCGACATCGATGAGATCCGCCGCACCGCCGAGTACTGCAACCAGATGGAGGTCCACCCGCGCCACCCGTACGCAGGTGACCTCGTCTACACCGCCTTCTCCGGCTCCCACCAGGACGCCATCAAGAAGGGCTTCGAGGCGATGGGCGTCCGGGCCGAGCAGCAGGGCAAGACGGTCGACGACATCGAGTGGGCCGTCCCGTACCTGCCCATCGACCCCAAGGACGTCGGCCGTTCGTACGAGGCCGTGATCCGCGTCAACTCGCAGTCCGGCAAGGGCGGCATCGCCTACGTCCTGCAGAACGACCACAAGCTGGACCTGCCGCGCCGCATGCAGGTCGAGTTCTCCAAGATCATCCAGACGAAGACCGACACCGAGGGCGGCGAGGTCACGCCGGACGCGATCTGGGGCATCTTCCAGGACGAGTACCTGCCCAACCCCGCCAACCCGTGGGGCCGCATCCAGGTCAAGAACGGCCAGACCACCACGGACAAGGACGGCACGGACACGCTGACCGTCGAGGCGACCGTCGACGGCGAGGACACGGTCCTGACCGGCACCGGCAACGGCCCGATCTCGGCCTTCTTCCACGCATTGCAGGGCATCGGCATCGACGTACGCCTCCTGGACTACCAGGAGCACACGATGAGCGAGGGAGCCTCCGCGCAGGCCGCGTCGTACATCGAGTGCGCGATCGGCGACAAGGTCCTGTGGGGTATCGGCATCGACGCGAATACGACACGCGCCTCCCTGAAGGCCGCCGTTTCCGCGGTGAACCGCGCGGCTCGCTGA
- a CDS encoding TerB family tellurite resistance protein, with protein MLPDRGRNGRDSRIFATPVSRGRVLRRRVIGVHTAWTTVGDGEFFCPGCGGDRNYQRRTGRRRFVLLGVPVLPRGTAGPVVECAACGDHFGTDVLDHPTTTRLSAMVRDAVHTVVLAILAAGGTSSRTTLDAAVGALRGAGYDDCCEEQLVALVEALAADTGRATVPDCGPGLAIELHEALGPLAPHLAPAGREALLIQGARIALADGPYTPAEREVLATAGGALTIGADEVTRLMVAARTTHF; from the coding sequence GTGCTGCCAGATCGGGGACGAAACGGCCGGGACTCCCGCATCTTCGCCACGCCCGTTTCACGCGGGCGGGTCCTGCGCAGGCGCGTGATCGGCGTGCATACGGCCTGGACCACCGTCGGTGACGGCGAGTTCTTCTGTCCGGGCTGCGGCGGTGACCGCAACTACCAGCGCCGCACCGGCCGTCGCCGCTTCGTCCTGCTCGGCGTCCCGGTCCTGCCGCGCGGCACCGCGGGCCCCGTCGTCGAGTGCGCCGCCTGCGGCGACCACTTCGGCACGGACGTCCTCGACCACCCCACCACCACACGCCTGTCGGCCATGGTCCGCGACGCCGTGCACACCGTCGTCCTCGCGATCCTCGCCGCGGGCGGCACCTCGTCGCGCACGACGCTCGACGCGGCCGTCGGCGCACTGCGCGGCGCGGGGTACGACGACTGCTGCGAGGAACAGCTCGTCGCGCTCGTCGAGGCGCTCGCCGCCGACACCGGCCGCGCGACCGTGCCCGACTGCGGGCCCGGACTGGCCATAGAACTCCACGAGGCGCTCGGCCCGTTGGCCCCGCACCTCGCCCCCGCCGGGCGTGAGGCGCTCCTTATTCAGGGCGCGCGCATCGCACTCGCCGACGGCCCGTACACCCCCGCCGAGCGCGAGGTGCTCGCCACGGCGGGCGGCGCGCTGACCATCGGCGCGGACGAGGTGACACGGCTGATGGTGGCGGCGCGGACGACGCACTTCTGA
- a CDS encoding MMPL family transporter encodes MRAEQTTARRRRAVPWVFLGLWIAVMALAGPFASKLADAQQDQVVDYLPASADSTEVAKIQAQLPGGEATELVLVYHRDGGLTAADREAAAAQVAEIGQAHELTAAPHAVPSKDGTTLMYPVASTEPGQDEKLRDALVDDVREVAHSEGGLNVDVGGSGALDTDAGKVYDSLGGPLLYTTAGVVALLLILIYRSPFLWLVPLAVAGIADYLAMGVAYGLHEGFGTSVTGQSSGVMTILVFGAGTDYALLIVSRYREELRRIERPYDAMVAALKGCGPAVLASSGTVAAGLFCLLAADLNSSRGMGPLGAVGVLCALLAMLTLLPALLVLLGRRVFWPLVPAFGSEPKQRRSLFSMMGSSAGRRPLTVLAGGAVLLGALALGALNLPGALKQEDSFTKTPDSVTAMETLAKAYPERGTQPITVMTPEDRATAALADIKGTKGVDSAEKGRTAKGWTEISVIATAAPESAGETETIKALRADLDGSYVGGSSAQQLDLKDTNDRDRLIIVPLVLAAVLLILVALLRSLVAPLLLLVAVVAVWGASLGIAGLVFEPLFGFEGTDPGLGLLSFVFLVALGVDYGIFLMHRMREESLAGAEPGAAALTALRTTGGVIASAGLVLAATFAVLTNMPLVQLVELGFVIAVGVLLDTFLVRTYLVTSASVALGRKVWWPGSLSRPVQSAGPALDPEPQRVPAP; translated from the coding sequence ATGCGGGCCGAACAGACCACCGCACGACGGCGACGAGCCGTGCCCTGGGTGTTCCTCGGGCTGTGGATAGCCGTCATGGCGCTCGCCGGGCCCTTCGCGTCGAAACTGGCCGACGCCCAGCAGGACCAAGTCGTCGACTACCTCCCCGCCAGCGCCGACTCCACCGAAGTGGCCAAGATCCAGGCGCAGTTGCCCGGCGGCGAGGCCACCGAGCTGGTGCTCGTCTACCACCGTGACGGAGGCCTGACCGCCGCCGACCGCGAGGCGGCCGCCGCCCAGGTCGCCGAGATCGGCCAGGCCCACGAGCTGACGGCCGCCCCGCACGCCGTACCGTCCAAGGACGGCACCACGCTCATGTACCCCGTGGCGAGCACCGAGCCGGGCCAGGACGAGAAGCTCAGGGACGCGCTCGTCGACGACGTACGCGAAGTCGCCCACAGCGAAGGCGGGTTGAACGTCGACGTGGGCGGCTCGGGGGCGCTCGACACCGACGCGGGCAAGGTCTACGACTCCCTCGGCGGACCCCTGCTCTACACCACCGCCGGAGTGGTCGCGCTGCTCCTGATCCTCATCTACCGCAGCCCGTTCCTGTGGCTCGTGCCGCTCGCCGTCGCGGGCATCGCGGACTACCTGGCGATGGGCGTCGCCTACGGACTGCACGAAGGCTTCGGGACGTCCGTCACCGGCCAGAGCAGCGGCGTGATGACGATCCTCGTGTTCGGCGCGGGAACGGACTACGCGCTGCTCATCGTCTCCCGCTACCGCGAGGAACTGCGCAGGATCGAGCGCCCCTACGACGCGATGGTCGCCGCCCTGAAGGGATGCGGCCCTGCCGTGCTCGCCTCGTCGGGGACGGTCGCGGCCGGGCTCTTCTGCCTGCTCGCCGCCGACCTCAACAGCAGCCGGGGCATGGGCCCGCTGGGCGCGGTCGGCGTGCTGTGCGCGCTCCTCGCGATGCTGACGCTGCTGCCCGCGCTCCTCGTCCTGCTCGGACGGCGCGTGTTCTGGCCGCTCGTACCGGCCTTCGGCAGCGAGCCCAAGCAGCGGCGCAGCCTCTTCTCCATGATGGGCAGCTCCGCGGGGCGCAGGCCCCTCACCGTACTCGCGGGCGGCGCCGTGCTGCTCGGCGCGCTCGCCCTGGGGGCGCTGAACCTGCCGGGCGCGCTGAAGCAGGAGGACTCCTTCACCAAGACGCCCGACTCCGTCACCGCGATGGAGACCCTCGCCAAGGCCTACCCCGAGCGCGGCACCCAGCCCATCACCGTGATGACGCCCGAGGACCGCGCCACCGCGGCCCTCGCCGACATCAAGGGCACGAAGGGCGTGGACAGCGCGGAGAAGGGACGTACGGCCAAGGGCTGGACGGAGATCTCCGTCATCGCGACGGCCGCGCCCGAGTCGGCGGGCGAGACGGAGACGATCAAGGCGCTGCGGGCCGACCTCGACGGCTCGTACGTAGGCGGCTCCAGCGCCCAGCAGCTCGACCTGAAGGACACGAACGACCGTGACCGCCTGATCATCGTGCCGCTGGTCCTCGCGGCGGTGCTGCTGATCCTGGTGGCCCTGCTGCGCTCCCTCGTCGCGCCGTTGCTGCTCCTTGTCGCCGTGGTCGCGGTGTGGGGGGCCTCGCTCGGCATCGCGGGCCTGGTCTTCGAGCCGCTGTTCGGCTTCGAGGGCACGGACCCGGGGCTGGGGCTGCTCTCCTTCGTGTTCCTCGTCGCGCTGGGCGTCGACTACGGCATCTTCCTGATGCACCGCATGCGGGAGGAGTCCCTCGCCGGTGCCGAGCCGGGGGCCGCCGCGCTGACCGCGCTGCGGACGACGGGCGGCGTCATCGCGTCGGCGGGCCTCGTGCTCGCGGCGACGTTCGCCGTGCTCACCAACATGCCGCTGGTGCAGCTGGTCGAGCTGGGCTTCGTGATCGCGGTCGGGGTGCTGCTCGACACGTTCCTGGTGCGGACGTATCTGGTGACGAGTGCGAGCGTGGCGCTCGGCCGGAAGGTGTGGTGGCCGGGGAGCCTGTCGCGTCCCGTGCAGTCCGCGGGCCCGGCCCTCGACCCCGAGCCCCAACGGGTCCCCGCCCCTTGA
- a CDS encoding sensor histidine kinase: protein MGDIPQFQGRAPAPRGVLAFTGAVPGTRRALRTDALFAAALAVLSAALAVFVEDGVRPDLLGWTLLLCAHVPLAWRRGRPLLALLGVIAFIAPYHAVDYTHMAAVPVGMVALYTVAASGRPRRALITGLLVVGITLTVNASVEPHQVGEVLRISGWIVSVLLLGVYVRIHRQYVTSVLERAERAERTREEEARRRVAEERLRVARDLHDLLAHSITLVGVQTSVAAHVLAADPERLDRAAVAKALDDIADTCRSARGELRATLEVLRAGSSEESRGPLPGLDGLADLAQAARTSGAEVDLAVAEADAPPAVGAAAYRIVQEALTNAVRHGGPGLTIRVEIRTADAALRVTVTDDGDGRVADDPSHTPGFGLVGMRERARSVGGTLEAGPREGGGFGVSAVLPLVPVGLGGLG, encoded by the coding sequence GTGGGGGACATACCGCAGTTCCAGGGGAGGGCGCCGGCGCCGCGTGGCGTGCTCGCCTTCACGGGGGCCGTGCCCGGCACTCGGCGTGCGCTGCGCACCGACGCGCTGTTCGCGGCGGCGCTCGCGGTGCTGTCCGCCGCTCTCGCCGTGTTCGTCGAGGACGGGGTGCGGCCCGATCTCCTCGGGTGGACCCTGCTCCTGTGCGCGCACGTGCCGCTGGCGTGGCGACGCGGCCGTCCGCTGCTTGCCCTGCTCGGGGTGATCGCCTTCATAGCTCCGTACCACGCCGTCGACTACACACACATGGCCGCCGTCCCGGTCGGCATGGTCGCGCTCTACACGGTGGCCGCCTCCGGGCGCCCGCGCCGCGCCCTGATCACCGGCCTCCTCGTCGTGGGCATCACGCTGACCGTCAACGCGAGCGTGGAACCGCACCAGGTGGGCGAGGTGCTCAGGATCTCGGGCTGGATCGTGTCGGTACTGCTGCTCGGCGTGTACGTGCGCATCCACCGCCAGTACGTCACCTCCGTACTGGAGCGTGCCGAGCGGGCGGAGCGTACGCGCGAGGAGGAGGCGCGGCGGCGGGTCGCCGAGGAGAGGCTGCGGGTCGCCCGCGACCTGCACGACCTGCTCGCGCACAGCATCACTCTGGTCGGCGTCCAGACGTCCGTGGCGGCGCATGTCCTCGCCGCCGACCCGGAGCGGCTGGACCGGGCGGCGGTGGCGAAGGCGCTCGACGACATCGCGGACACCTGCCGTTCGGCACGGGGTGAACTCCGGGCCACGCTGGAGGTGTTGAGGGCTGGGTCCTCCGAGGAGTCGCGGGGCCCGCTGCCGGGTCTTGACGGCCTCGCGGATCTGGCGCAGGCGGCGCGGACGTCTGGGGCCGAGGTCGATCTTGCGGTGGCGGAGGCCGATGCGCCGCCCGCCGTGGGCGCGGCGGCCTACCGGATCGTGCAGGAGGCGCTGACGAACGCGGTGCGGCACGGCGGTCCGGGGCTCACCATCCGGGTGGAGATCCGCACGGCGGACGCGGCGCTGCGGGTGACGGTCACGGACGACGGGGACGGCCGGGTCGCCGACGACCCCTCGCACACTCCTGGCTTCGGCCTGGTGGGGATGCGGGAGCGGGCCCGGAGCGTGGGCGGCACGTTGGAGGCGGGGCCTCGCGAGGGCGGGGGATTCGGGGTGTCGGCCGTGCTGCCGCTGGTTCCTGTCGGCCTGGGAGGGCTTGGATGA
- a CDS encoding response regulator, which yields MTIRVLLADDQTLVRAAFAMLVESAPDMEVVGQAGTGRAAVDLARSERADLIVMDIRMPDLDGIEATRLLAEDEDLAGVKVLMLTTYDTDEHVVEALRAGASGFLVKDTKPGELLEAIRTVAAGESLLSPGPTSRLIARVLRAPAEVALPEALAGQLSERECQVLALVARGLNNSEIAEALGLSPLTAKTHVSRIMGKLGVRDRAQLVIVAYESGLVRPGVEGSA from the coding sequence ATGACGATTCGTGTGCTGCTCGCCGACGATCAGACGCTGGTACGGGCGGCGTTCGCGATGCTGGTCGAGTCCGCGCCGGACATGGAGGTGGTGGGGCAGGCCGGGACGGGGCGTGCGGCGGTCGACCTGGCCAGGTCGGAGCGGGCTGACCTGATCGTGATGGACATCCGGATGCCGGATCTGGACGGGATCGAGGCGACGCGGCTGCTCGCGGAGGACGAGGATCTGGCCGGGGTGAAGGTGTTGATGCTGACGACGTACGACACGGATGAGCATGTCGTGGAGGCGTTGCGGGCCGGGGCGTCCGGGTTCTTGGTCAAGGACACGAAGCCGGGGGAGTTGCTGGAGGCGATCCGTACGGTGGCGGCGGGGGAGTCCCTGCTTTCGCCGGGCCCGACTTCGCGGTTGATTGCCAGGGTTCTGCGGGCGCCGGCCGAGGTCGCCTTGCCGGAGGCGCTGGCAGGGCAGTTGAGCGAGCGGGAGTGTCAGGTGCTCGCGTTGGTGGCGCGGGGGCTGAACAACTCGGAGATCGCGGAGGCGTTGGGGCTGAGTCCGCTGACCGCGAAGACTCATGTCAGCCGGATCATGGGGAAGTTGGGGGTTCGGGACCGGGCGCAGCTGGTGATTGTGGCGTATGAGTCGGGGTTGGTTCGGCCGGGGGTGGAGGGGTCGGCGTAG
- a CDS encoding dihydrodipicolinate synthase family protein, whose amino-acid sequence MTMPTPLTGVVPPVCTPLTPDHEVDTSSLTRLIDHLVEGGVDGLFVLGSSSEAAYLTDAQRRVVIETVAGHVGGQLPVLAGAIDMATPRVLDHVRSVTEAGADGVVVTAPFYTRTHPAEVARHFRLVAGRSPVPVFAYDLPVAVHSKLDAELVLELASEGVLAGLKDSSGEEGNFREVVLGARGRADVSGFSVLTGSETTVDAALAMGADGVVPGLGNVDPEGYARLYRYCREGDWVRARVEQERLCGLFGMVRVGDAGRMGGSSSALGAFKAALYLRGVISCPVTAEPQVPLSSGEVERVGKFLAGAGLL is encoded by the coding sequence ATGACCATGCCCACCCCGCTGACCGGTGTCGTTCCGCCCGTCTGCACGCCTCTGACACCGGACCACGAGGTGGACACGTCGTCGCTGACGAGACTGATCGACCATCTGGTCGAGGGGGGCGTGGACGGCCTCTTCGTCCTCGGCTCGTCGTCGGAGGCGGCGTATCTGACGGATGCGCAGCGGAGGGTCGTGATCGAGACGGTGGCGGGGCATGTCGGGGGCCAACTCCCGGTCCTCGCAGGGGCGATCGACATGGCGACGCCAAGGGTCCTGGACCACGTCCGTTCGGTGACGGAGGCGGGGGCGGACGGGGTGGTCGTGACGGCCCCCTTCTACACGCGCACGCATCCGGCGGAGGTGGCACGCCACTTCCGCCTGGTGGCGGGCAGGTCGCCGGTGCCGGTCTTCGCGTACGACCTCCCGGTGGCCGTCCACTCCAAGCTGGACGCGGAGCTGGTCCTGGAACTGGCGTCGGAGGGGGTGCTTGCCGGGTTGAAGGACTCCAGCGGGGAGGAGGGGAACTTCCGGGAGGTGGTGCTCGGGGCGCGGGGCCGGGCGGATGTGTCCGGCTTCAGTGTCCTGACGGGCTCGGAGACGACGGTGGACGCGGCGCTTGCGATGGGGGCGGACGGGGTGGTGCCGGGGCTCGGGAACGTGGACCCGGAGGGGTATGCGCGGCTCTACCGCTACTGCCGGGAGGGGGACTGGGTGCGGGCGCGGGTGGAGCAGGAGCGGTTGTGCGGGCTCTTCGGGATGGTGCGGGTGGGGGATGCGGGGCGGATGGGGGGCAGCTCTTCGGCGCTGGGCGCCTTTAAGGCGGCGCTGTATCTGCGGGGGGTGATTTCCTGTCCGGTTACTGCGGAGCCGCAGGTTCCGTTGTCTTCCGGAGAGGTTGAGCGGGTGGGGAAGTTTTTGGCGGGGGCTGGGTTGTTGTAA
- a CDS encoding oligopeptide/dipeptide ABC transporter ATP-binding protein, with amino-acid sequence MTAEDLITLSDAHVVHRARSGGLFSRDRVYALTGADLTIAPGETVGVVGESGCGKSTLAKVLVGVQPPTAGTVSFRGRDLWTMKPAERRAAIGRNTAMIFQDPSTALNRRLTVRQILRDPLDVHRMGTTTQRDARVRKLMSLAGLPTVLADGLPGQLSGGQRQRVAIARALALEPELVVADEPTSALDVSVRAQILNLLLDLKERLGLALVFVSHDIQTVRRMSDRVITMYLGRIVEESPAQEILDRARHPYTRALFSATPGLLDPIDPIPLVGPVPSATRPPSGCPFRTRCWKADDACASTMPDFASTEGSGHRYRCHHPVRDGQSTHELVIQSAATDASPRETP; translated from the coding sequence GTGACCGCCGAAGACCTGATCACCCTCTCCGACGCGCACGTCGTGCACCGCGCTCGCTCGGGCGGACTGTTCTCGCGTGATCGCGTGTACGCCCTGACCGGCGCCGACCTGACCATCGCGCCCGGCGAGACGGTGGGCGTCGTGGGCGAGTCGGGGTGCGGCAAGTCGACGCTCGCGAAGGTCCTCGTGGGGGTGCAGCCGCCCACGGCGGGCACGGTGTCGTTCCGCGGCCGGGACCTGTGGACGATGAAACCCGCCGAGCGACGGGCCGCGATCGGCAGGAACACCGCCATGATCTTCCAGGACCCGTCGACCGCCCTGAACCGCAGGCTGACGGTGCGGCAGATCCTCAGGGACCCACTGGACGTACACAGGATGGGGACGACCACCCAACGCGACGCCCGCGTACGTAAGTTGATGTCCCTGGCCGGCCTCCCCACGGTCCTGGCGGACGGTCTTCCCGGACAGCTCTCCGGCGGGCAGCGGCAGCGCGTGGCGATCGCCCGTGCGCTGGCGCTGGAACCGGAGCTCGTGGTGGCGGACGAGCCGACGAGCGCCCTGGACGTCTCCGTGCGCGCCCAGATCCTCAACCTCCTCCTGGACCTGAAGGAACGCCTCGGCCTCGCCCTGGTCTTCGTCTCGCACGACATCCAGACGGTGCGGCGGATGAGCGACCGGGTCATCACGATGTATCTGGGCAGAATCGTGGAGGAGTCGCCGGCACAGGAGATCCTGGACCGAGCCCGCCACCCGTACACACGGGCCCTGTTCTCGGCGACGCCCGGCCTTCTGGACCCCATCGACCCGATCCCGCTCGTCGGCCCGGTGCCGTCGGCCACGCGCCCGCCGAGCGGATGCCCGTTCCGCACGCGGTGCTGGAAGGCGGACGACGCCTGCGCCTCCACCATGCCGGACTTCGCGTCGACGGAGGGGTCCGGGCACCGCTACCGCTGCCACCACCCCGTACGGGACGGCCAGTCCACGCACGAGCTAGTGATCCAGTCCGCCGCCACGGACGCGAGCCCCAGGGAGACTCCATGA
- a CDS encoding dipeptide/oligopeptide/nickel ABC transporter permease/ATP-binding protein codes for MITSRKALTERLSRPGIRLRSLRRLPVLSRIAVGVVGVVVLVALFAPLIAPHDPLDQQPQVDGTGHPSADHWMGQDSLGRDILSRLMYGARWSLAIGLGATLLALIVGAVLGAIAATSRKAVDETLMRCLDVVMAFPGIALAAVLVAVFGGGILVLICAIAFLFTPPIARVVRANVMDQYGEDYVVAERIVGARTPHILIKHVAINCAAPILVFCTVQVAEAIVFEASLSFIGAGVRPPDPSWGSVIADGKNMVLLGGWWATVFPGLLMLITVLALNILSEGVSDAWAAPATRDVPGAARKEDALEAPEPGSGKVLELPGLTEAAQRLRSRARPLPEGDPVLTVSDLAIGFDARHGGVDIVDGISFHVRPGEVLGLVGESGCGKSLTALTVMGLEPKGARVSGQVTFNGEQLLGMPMRTRRRLLGHDMAMIYQDALSSLNPAMTVRSQLKQVVRRGGRRTAVELLELVGLDPDRTLRSYPHELSGGQRQRVLIAMALSRDPKLIVADEPTTALDVTVQAQVIQLLLRLREELGFALILVSHDLALVADVTDRVVVMYGGQIVETGVTADLVEAPSHHYTRGLLGSVLSLESAAERLTQIKGVVPSPADFPAGCRFADRCPLASEVCRTTAPELVGGARHSIACHHPAGRPPQVPQPRGSEALK; via the coding sequence ATGATCACGTCGCGCAAGGCTCTGACCGAGCGGCTCTCGCGGCCCGGGATCCGCCTGCGCTCGCTGCGCAGGCTGCCGGTCCTCTCCCGGATCGCGGTGGGCGTCGTCGGCGTGGTCGTCCTCGTGGCGCTCTTCGCGCCGCTGATCGCCCCGCACGACCCGCTCGACCAGCAGCCGCAGGTCGACGGCACGGGTCACCCCTCGGCCGACCACTGGATGGGGCAGGACAGCCTCGGCAGGGACATCCTCAGCAGGCTCATGTACGGGGCTCGCTGGTCGCTCGCGATCGGGCTCGGGGCCACACTGCTCGCCCTGATCGTCGGCGCGGTGCTCGGCGCGATCGCGGCGACCTCGCGCAAGGCGGTCGACGAGACCCTGATGCGGTGCCTGGACGTCGTCATGGCGTTCCCCGGGATCGCGCTCGCGGCGGTGCTCGTGGCGGTCTTCGGAGGCGGCATCCTCGTACTGATCTGCGCGATCGCGTTCCTGTTCACACCGCCGATCGCTCGGGTCGTGCGCGCGAACGTGATGGATCAGTACGGCGAGGACTATGTCGTCGCCGAACGCATCGTCGGCGCCCGCACCCCGCACATCCTCATCAAGCACGTGGCCATCAACTGCGCCGCGCCCATCCTGGTGTTCTGCACGGTGCAGGTCGCCGAGGCCATCGTCTTCGAGGCCTCGCTGTCCTTCATCGGCGCGGGCGTGCGGCCCCCGGACCCGTCCTGGGGCAGCGTCATCGCCGACGGCAAGAACATGGTGCTGCTCGGCGGCTGGTGGGCGACGGTCTTCCCCGGCCTCCTGATGCTGATCACGGTCCTGGCCCTGAACATCCTCTCCGAGGGCGTCTCCGACGCGTGGGCGGCGCCCGCGACGCGCGACGTGCCGGGCGCGGCCCGCAAGGAGGACGCCCTCGAAGCCCCCGAGCCGGGCAGCGGCAAGGTCCTTGAGCTGCCGGGCCTGACGGAGGCGGCCCAGCGCCTGCGCTCACGCGCACGCCCCCTGCCGGAGGGCGATCCGGTCCTGACCGTCTCCGATCTCGCGATCGGATTCGACGCGCGCCACGGCGGCGTGGACATCGTCGACGGCATCAGCTTCCACGTACGGCCCGGTGAAGTGCTCGGCCTGGTCGGCGAGTCGGGCTGCGGCAAGTCGCTCACCGCGCTGACCGTGATGGGCCTGGAGCCGAAGGGCGCCCGGGTCAGCGGCCAAGTCACCTTCAACGGCGAGCAGTTGCTCGGCATGCCGATGCGCACCCGCAGGCGGCTGCTCGGCCACGACATGGCGATGATCTACCAGGACGCGCTGTCGTCCCTGAACCCCGCGATGACGGTCCGCTCCCAGCTCAAACAGGTCGTACGAAGAGGTGGGCGCCGCACGGCGGTCGAGCTCCTCGAACTGGTCGGCCTCGACCCGGACCGCACCCTGCGCAGCTATCCGCACGAACTCTCCGGCGGCCAGCGCCAGCGCGTCCTGATCGCGATGGCGCTCTCCCGCGACCCGAAGCTGATCGTGGCGGACGAACCGACGACGGCCCTGGACGTGACGGTGCAGGCCCAGGTGATCCAGCTCCTTCTGCGCCTGCGCGAGGAGCTGGGCTTCGCCCTGATCCTCGTCTCACACGATCTGGCCCTGGTCGCGGACGTCACCGACCGGGTGGTGGTGATGTACGGCGGCCAGATCGTCGAGACGGGCGTGACGGCGGACCTCGTCGAGGCACCGTCGCACCACTACACCCGCGGCCTGCTCGGCTCGGTGCTCTCGCTCGAATCGGCGGCGGAACGCCTGACCCAGATCAAGGGCGTCGTGCCCTCGCCCGCCGACTTCCCCGCGGGCTGCCGGTTCGCGGACCGGTGCCCCCTGGCGAGCGAGGTGTGCCGCACGACGGCGCCCGAACTCGTGGGCGGGGCACGGCATTCCATCGCCTGCCACCACCCGGCGGGCCGTCCGCCGCAGGTACCGCAGCCCAGGGGAAGCGAGGCCCTCAAGTGA